A single Staphylococcus muscae DNA region contains:
- a CDS encoding S66 family peptidase: MTHLQKPPALKPGDTVALVSPSSGLAGEVDIEHRVTTAIQRLEQDFQLKVKVMPHALKGLDYVQKHPQKRAEDLNNAFADPTVKAIIAFIGGDDSIRVTEYLKPDIIKNNPKIFMGYSDATSLHLFLYQHGIASFYGPAILTDFAENVSMDDYTTHWIRRTLFDDAPLGNIPTSPYYHRFGLLWHERTHHTPRPTIYNHGYEVINGHGTATGQQLGGCIEVLDRLRNSTVFPDAETFKDKILFLENSEAPLSVPLLAAFIEFLGTSQILKNVNGIIIGKPQNGEHYEAYKRTWQAMLEDLNLHDLPVFYNASFGHNEPKCIIPYGATASLDASNKTFTIHDNACE, translated from the coding sequence ATGACACATTTACAGAAACCACCTGCATTGAAACCTGGAGATACAGTCGCGCTTGTTTCACCTTCATCTGGACTGGCAGGAGAAGTCGATATAGAACATCGTGTTACAACAGCAATCCAACGCTTAGAACAAGATTTTCAGCTAAAGGTTAAAGTGATGCCTCATGCACTGAAGGGGTTAGATTATGTGCAGAAGCATCCTCAAAAGCGTGCTGAAGACTTAAACAATGCATTTGCTGATCCAACTGTCAAAGCCATCATTGCGTTTATCGGTGGTGATGACTCTATTAGAGTTACAGAGTATCTCAAACCTGACATCATCAAAAACAACCCTAAAATTTTTATGGGTTATTCAGATGCGACATCCCTTCATCTCTTTTTATATCAACATGGTATTGCATCATTTTATGGACCAGCAATACTTACTGACTTTGCGGAAAATGTGTCAATGGATGACTACACAACCCATTGGATTCGTCGGACACTATTTGACGATGCACCGCTCGGCAATATCCCTACTTCACCTTACTATCACCGCTTCGGCCTATTATGGCACGAGCGCACCCATCACACACCACGACCTACTATCTACAATCATGGCTACGAAGTCATTAACGGCCATGGGACAGCAACTGGTCAACAATTAGGTGGTTGTATTGAAGTGCTTGATCGATTACGTAATAGCACTGTTTTCCCTGACGCAGAAACCTTTAAAGACAAGATTTTATTTCTCGAGAACTCTGAAGCACCCCTTTCTGTCCCATTACTCGCTGCATTTATTGAATTTCTCGGCACTTCACAAATTTTAAAAAATGTAAATGGTATTATCATCGGAAAACCACAAAATGGCGAGCACTATGAAGCGTATAAACGCACGTGGCAAGCCATGTTAGAAGACTTGAACTTACATGACCTTCCTGTCTTCTATAACGCAAGCTTCGGTCATAACGAACCAAAATGTATCATCCCATACGGTGCAACTGCTTCTCTTGATGCCTCTAACAAAACCTTCACAATTCATGACAATGCTTGTGAATAA
- a CDS encoding zinc-ribbon domain-containing protein, whose translation MKYCTRCGNQLSENQKFCNRCGHPVAGRMVAYAEPKKRSPWPWIFGILGVLILLAGLAFAGLQIYNNMGSNQSAQTSQQMQNDTDTPATALITGPNQQQRAERTTNIDVLSDSFSANFMNEPHVGGYNGIDVGMTRHQVELTTGQSTGTVQLSGKRLIRYNNIGVLYGADDKVISVYVTPDNVTTQAFTNFHGDPKIGGGSPMLYDNNPNNGFSIYVHTKNGYVVAVENGPQY comes from the coding sequence ATGAAATATTGTACAAGATGCGGGAATCAGCTGTCAGAAAATCAAAAATTTTGTAATCGATGCGGGCACCCCGTTGCTGGCAGAATGGTTGCGTATGCTGAACCGAAAAAGCGCAGTCCATGGCCGTGGATATTCGGTATTCTCGGCGTATTGATACTGTTAGCAGGATTAGCATTTGCGGGGCTTCAAATCTATAACAATATGGGATCGAACCAAAGTGCACAGACATCTCAGCAAATGCAGAATGACACAGACACCCCGGCTACGGCGTTAATCACTGGACCGAACCAACAGCAACGTGCAGAACGTACAACAAACATTGATGTCTTGTCGGATAGCTTCAGTGCGAACTTTATGAATGAACCACATGTCGGTGGATATAATGGGATTGATGTCGGTATGACACGCCATCAAGTAGAACTGACGACAGGGCAGTCTACCGGCACGGTACAACTCAGCGGCAAACGCCTGATAAGGTACAATAACATCGGTGTACTGTACGGTGCTGACGACAAGGTGATCTCTGTTTATGTCACACCGGATAATGTCACAACACAGGCATTCACAAACTTCCACGGCGACCCTAAAATCGGTGGTGGCAGTCCGATGTTGTATGACAACAATCCGAATAACGGCTTCAGTATTTATGTCCATACGAAAAATGGATATGTCGTTGCGGTAGAGAATGGCCCACAATATTAG
- a CDS encoding helix-turn-helix domain-containing protein, which produces MIFFNLHEILKKENMSQNKFSKISGVRPNTINNICNNNLKRFELATLEKIMAVLFPMGYKIEDVITYKDR; this is translated from the coding sequence ATGATATTTTTTAACTTACATGAAATTTTAAAAAAAGAAAATATGTCACAAAATAAATTTTCAAAGATAAGTGGTGTTAGGCCAAATACTATTAATAATATCTGCAATAATAACCTTAAACGCTTCGAATTGGCTACTCTTGAAAAAATAATGGCTGTATTGTTTCCTATGGGATATAAAATTGAAGATGTTATTACATATAAAGATAGATAG
- a CDS encoding restriction endonuclease has product MFSDFKDFNKNESFARLQNRVNNIQELMNSAVQYKMYRNPYTDEIVTGTTKGSTFEDGLAAKTSLIRSQKLIYELHEYIKDEFISYGIKPSLVFPPKNKAKPEITISGRFKQKQQDVCIVPDDIDNKLEKIDWGILKHSNKESKYGSYKEERILCVNLRSQLSSLNKNTDTLFERMIAEPLNLHLQYPKLVTGELYMIPVFEYDETAMHQNKVKFKNKVTNLAKYISFFSELNGYSSTNVEKEPFKYNHAGLLIVDFSREIPKIYTCTDELKQDNLIEQDYSLELAEISPIDLPYKLLKEYKTFHDEGYILK; this is encoded by the coding sequence ATGTTTAGTGATTTTAAAGATTTTAATAAGAATGAAAGTTTTGCAAGATTACAGAATCGAGTGAATAATATTCAAGAACTTATGAATAGCGCTGTTCAATATAAGATGTATAGAAATCCATATACAGATGAGATTGTTACAGGTACAACTAAAGGAAGTACTTTTGAAGATGGATTAGCAGCTAAAACTTCTCTAATAAGATCTCAAAAATTAATTTATGAATTACATGAGTATATAAAAGATGAGTTTATTAGTTATGGTATTAAGCCTAGTTTAGTGTTTCCACCTAAGAACAAAGCTAAGCCAGAGATCACCATTAGCGGAAGGTTTAAGCAAAAACAGCAGGATGTTTGCATTGTACCTGACGATATTGATAATAAATTAGAAAAAATAGATTGGGGTATTTTGAAACATAGTAATAAAGAATCGAAATATGGTTCTTACAAAGAAGAAAGAATATTGTGTGTCAATCTAAGAAGTCAACTAAGTAGTTTAAATAAAAATACAGATACATTGTTTGAGAGAATGATTGCAGAGCCACTAAACCTTCATCTTCAATACCCTAAGCTGGTAACTGGAGAATTATACATGATTCCCGTTTTTGAGTATGATGAGACTGCAATGCATCAAAACAAAGTAAAGTTTAAAAATAAAGTAACAAATCTAGCTAAATATATATCATTTTTTAGTGAACTAAATGGTTATAGTTCAACCAACGTTGAAAAAGAACCATTCAAATATAATCATGCAGGTCTTTTGATTGTTGATTTTAGTAGAGAAATACCTAAAATATATACATGTACAGACGAACTCAAGCAAGATAACCTCATTGAACAAGACTATTCACTAGAATTGGCTGAGATTTCACCCATAGACTTACCCTATAAGTTATTAAAAGAATATAAAACTTTTCATGATGAAGGATACATTTTGAAATAA
- a CDS encoding N-6 DNA methylase, translated as MLDILNEVQTNYITSLLAKKIDPQVIKNKYIQEIISKSKSNNLFDPDILDITSILRHNFSINDAKSDGITFTPIPIVKYMYKDVLSLPLEYVKNYKIADLSVGNGAFFVGLILLLKEKYPEMSIVDFIENNLYGYDVKKENIYFTKLNLFLLSLYFGENPQNIKFNLFNVDTLKHFINNQSNIVKFDLIVGNPPYVKQQNIPSSYRDF; from the coding sequence ATGCTAGATATTTTAAATGAAGTACAAACAAATTACATTACCAGCCTGTTAGCTAAAAAAATTGACCCCCAAGTCATCAAAAATAAATATATCCAAGAAATAATCAGTAAAAGTAAGTCGAATAACCTTTTTGATCCTGATATTTTAGATATCACATCGATACTAAGACACAATTTCTCTATAAATGATGCTAAATCAGATGGTATCACGTTCACCCCTATCCCTATTGTTAAGTATATGTATAAAGATGTACTATCATTACCTCTCGAATATGTTAAAAATTATAAGATTGCTGATTTATCGGTTGGGAATGGTGCCTTTTTTGTTGGTTTAATTTTATTGTTAAAAGAAAAGTATCCAGAAATGTCGATAGTTGATTTTATTGAAAATAATTTATATGGATATGATGTAAAAAAAGAGAATATTTATTTTACAAAGTTAAATTTGTTCTTGCTATCACTATATTTTGGAGAAAACCCCCAAAATATAAAGTTTAACTTATTCAATGTAGATACTCTAAAACATTTTATAAATAACCAAAGTAATATTGTTAAGTTTGATTTAATTGTTGGAAATCCCCCATATGTAAAACAGCAAAATATCCCTAGTTCATACAGAGATTTTTAA
- a CDS encoding SdpI family protein: protein MNYFFGFRSKKAMKSQKNWNQAQKLYAEMLVKACRYTLIVSVVPLIIDIALLIMNNDKLFITSVISQAITFLLVHFVVCG from the coding sequence ATGAACTATTTTTTTGGATTTCGTTCTAAGAAGGCGATGAAGAGTCAGAAAAATTGGAATCAAGCACAAAAGCTTTATGCAGAAATGCTTGTAAAAGCTTGTCGTTATACATTGATAGTCTCAGTTGTACCACTTATCATTGATATTGCTTTATTAATTATGAACAATGATAAATTGTTTATCACTTCAGTTATTTCCCAGGCAATCACCTTCTTGTTAGTTCATTTTGTCGTATGTGGGTAA
- a CDS encoding AlbA family DNA-binding domain-containing protein, with translation MINENLEIEYKLAKNKLPEDVWETYSAFANTVGGTIYLGIKEVDGRFIVEGVENSQSIIDDFWNTITSKQKVNKNILTNENVCLKKMEEKEVIIITVPEAEYGLKPISVKTKKRWISYKRLGSGDREATEEQIQYMHANSQSDLDSFIIEGYDLDDLNIEDIRMYRDDVYKNSGEERIKNLSIEDFLKDYSKEDIRITSSIGEQNKIGELLCIFDGLVKNKVKKLTY, from the coding sequence ATGATCAATGAAAATTTAGAAATAGAGTATAAGTTGGCTAAAAATAAATTACCAGAGGATGTTTGGGAAACATACAGCGCATTTGCTAATACTGTCGGGGGAACAATATATTTAGGTATAAAAGAAGTAGACGGTCGATTTATTGTTGAAGGTGTTGAAAATAGTCAATCAATTATTGATGATTTCTGGAATACAATTACAAGTAAACAGAAGGTCAATAAAAATATATTAACTAATGAAAATGTTTGTTTAAAAAAGATGGAAGAGAAAGAAGTTATAATCATTACAGTCCCTGAAGCAGAATATGGATTAAAACCAATAAGTGTAAAAACAAAGAAAAGATGGATTTCATATAAAAGGTTAGGATCGGGTGATAGGGAGGCGACAGAAGAACAAATTCAATATATGCACGCTAATTCTCAAAGTGATTTAGATAGTTTCATCATTGAAGGATATGATTTGGACGATTTGAATATTGAAGATATAAGAATGTATCGAGATGATGTCTATAAAAATAGTGGAGAGGAGAGAATAAAAAATCTTTCAATAGAAGATTTTCTCAAGGATTATTCTAAAGAGGATATAAGAATTACAAGTAGTATTGGTGAACAAAATAAAATAGGAGAATTACTGTGTATATTTGATGGATTAGTAAAAAACAAAGTAAAAAAATTGACTTATTAA
- a CDS encoding nucleotide pyrophosphohydrolase: protein MTKKSMDKINKFRDDRNWRQFHNEKDLALSISIEAAELLELFQWKNPEDVVQNNRERIEEELADVLIYSYMMADNLNFDIDDIIEKKLVKNNEKYPVLESEE from the coding sequence ATGACTAAGAAAAGTATGGATAAGATAAATAAATTCAGAGATGATCGCAATTGGAGACAGTTCCATAATGAGAAAGACTTGGCGTTGTCTATTAGTATTGAAGCAGCTGAGTTACTTGAACTATTTCAGTGGAAAAACCCTGAAGATGTCGTTCAAAATAATAGAGAACGTATTGAAGAAGAGCTAGCAGATGTCTTGATATACAGCTATATGATGGCAGATAACCTAAACTTTGATATTGATGATATTATTGAAAAGAAACTTGTTAAAAATAATGAGAAGTATCCTGTTCTAGAGAGTGAGGAATAG
- a CDS encoding YjiH family protein, which yields MPFIQKDWEKGKIAISFIFFKVLGAMIGILLFFRIGPDWFVNENTGLYLYDYLVVPVGLTVPIGAAFLTFLVSYGLFEFVGVFTQRIMKPIWNVPGRAAVNALASFVASFAVGLLITDKEYREGKYNHKEAVIIATGFSTVTVAFMIVIAKTLDLMSHWNLYFFVTLFVTFAVTALTTRIPPISRMSTEYYDTPEVEEGLSDLSFKDKVSLAWERGLTTVKESPSLLNNVWKNFKEGILMTMSILPTILLIGLIFMLLAEYTPVFNYVAYIFYPLTALLQIPEPFLAAKGTAIGITEMFLPSLIVVGAPIVTKFIIAVVSVSTIIFFSVSVPSMMSTHIPLKIHDF from the coding sequence TTGCCATTTATCCAGAAAGATTGGGAAAAGGGGAAAATCGCCATTAGCTTTATCTTTTTCAAAGTTTTAGGTGCGATGATTGGTATCTTACTATTTTTTAGAATTGGTCCAGATTGGTTTGTGAATGAGAATACAGGGTTATACCTGTATGATTATCTTGTTGTACCTGTAGGGTTGACAGTACCTATTGGAGCGGCGTTTCTTACATTTCTGGTTAGCTATGGGTTGTTTGAGTTTGTCGGGGTATTCACACAACGTATTATGAAACCAATATGGAATGTACCTGGTCGTGCAGCAGTTAATGCACTAGCTTCATTTGTCGCAAGTTTTGCAGTAGGTTTGTTGATTACAGACAAGGAGTATAGAGAAGGTAAATACAATCATAAAGAAGCAGTCATTATTGCTACTGGTTTTTCAACAGTAACGGTGGCATTTATGATTGTTATTGCTAAAACTTTAGATTTAATGTCACATTGGAACTTATATTTCTTTGTAACGCTGTTCGTTACCTTTGCAGTCACAGCACTGACAACACGTATTCCACCTATTAGTCGCATGAGTACAGAATATTATGATACGCCTGAAGTTGAAGAAGGTTTAAGTGATTTGTCTTTTAAAGATAAGGTTTCACTTGCATGGGAGCGGGGACTCACAACGGTTAAAGAATCACCAAGTTTATTGAACAACGTATGGAAAAACTTTAAAGAAGGTATCTTGATGACGATGAGCATCCTGCCTACAATCTTATTAATTGGCCTTATTTTCATGTTACTTGCTGAGTATACACCGGTCTTTAACTATGTTGCGTATATCTTCTATCCACTAACAGCACTTTTACAAATTCCAGAACCATTCTTAGCTGCAAAAGGAACAGCCATTGGTATTACAGAAATGTTCTTACCATCACTCATTGTAGTCGGTGCACCAATCGTAACTAAATTTATTATTGCTGTTGTATCAGTGTCCACAATCATATTCTTTTCAGTCAGCGTTCCAAGTATGATGTCGACACACATACCATTAAAGATACATGACTTTTGA
- a CDS encoding Eco57I restriction-modification methylase domain-containing protein, with amino-acid sequence MKSNYNLYYAFIELSISLLNENGISLQLVPNYLLKIKSAQNLRSYLLENNNIQRIVNFNANKIFDGVGTYSMAVELSHQKNKILYKSLPNDTESLMYLENSDWKVLSPKNITQDSINLMDNKEERLVNQVQSQLYTLDISTGIATQKDKLYLVDKTDLIDNKYMVKIFNNNEYLIEKESVVKIFKGSGQRKGNLNYSYIIYPYTIQKNKAILKSIDYISKNEPNTYNYLLDAKEELCKRSGINSTDSNWYKYGRSQSLNRFQKKILFPTNSLEPNFNLVNDRALFFNGYAIYGLKEESLPNDGLKALEIILNSQLTKIFMLCTSYFISSGYVSYQKKYIEKFTIPFLKRDDIFRIIELEKSNNIELLNEYIFSLYNLDYYDFCQ; translated from the coding sequence ATTAAGTCTAATTATAACTTATATTATGCGTTTATAGAACTATCTATTTCGTTGTTAAACGAAAATGGAATATCTTTACAATTGGTTCCTAATTATCTTTTGAAAATTAAATCAGCACAAAATTTAAGGAGTTATTTACTTGAAAATAATAATATTCAAAGAATTGTAAACTTCAATGCTAATAAAATATTTGATGGAGTAGGCACATACTCTATGGCAGTAGAACTTAGTCATCAAAAAAACAAAATTTTATATAAATCATTACCTAACGATACAGAATCGTTAATGTACTTAGAGAATAGTGATTGGAAAGTCTTATCGCCTAAAAATATAACACAAGATTCTATAAATTTAATGGACAATAAGGAAGAACGACTAGTAAATCAAGTACAATCTCAATTATATACTTTAGATATTTCAACAGGGATAGCTACTCAAAAAGATAAGTTATATTTAGTTGATAAAACTGACCTGATCGACAATAAGTATATGGTGAAAATATTTAATAATAATGAGTATCTAATTGAAAAAGAAAGTGTTGTAAAAATATTCAAAGGTTCAGGTCAAAGAAAAGGGAATTTAAACTACTCATATATAATTTATCCTTATACAATACAGAAAAATAAAGCTATTTTAAAATCTATCGACTACATATCCAAAAATGAACCTAACACATACAACTATTTATTGGATGCAAAAGAAGAGTTGTGTAAACGAAGTGGTATTAATAGTACTGATTCAAATTGGTATAAATATGGAAGAAGTCAATCTTTAAATCGTTTCCAAAAGAAAATATTATTCCCCACAAATTCGCTTGAGCCTAATTTCAACTTAGTGAATGATCGTGCTCTTTTTTTTAATGGGTATGCCATTTATGGTTTAAAGGAAGAATCTTTACCCAATGATGGACTTAAAGCCCTAGAGATTATATTGAACTCTCAACTCACTAAAATATTTATGCTCTGTACAAGCTATTTCATTAGTTCTGGATATGTAAGTTACCAAAAGAAATACATTGAAAAATTCACGATACCATTCCTAAAAAGGGATGATATTTTTAGAATTATAGAGTTGGAAAAAAGCAACAATATTGAATTGTTGAATGAATATATATTTTCTCTATATAACTTAGATTATTATGACTTTTGCCAGTAA